Proteins from one Ipomoea triloba cultivar NCNSP0323 chromosome 1, ASM357664v1 genomic window:
- the LOC115999142 gene encoding protein EXORDIUM-like 2, with amino-acid sequence MASTVALLFFFLACITEPSFGELVKEQPLVLEYHNGTLLKGTITVNLIWYGKFTAKQRCIIHDFLQSLNTAGVPEPSVGSWWKTTGKYKGGGSSTIVIGKEIPDENCSLGKTLKDDQIEKLASKGGTSVGSINVVLTDKDVSVDGFCRSKCGTHGSTAGENKVPYAWVGNSETQCPGQCAWPFHKPIQGPQTPPLVAPNGDVGVDGMIINLATVLAGTVTNPFKNGYFQGPPEAPAGEAVSACTGMFGNGSFPGNPGQVLVDKTTGESYNAHGANKRRFLLPAMWDPEKSACTPLV; translated from the coding sequence ATGGCCTCTACGGTCGCCTTGCTCTTCTTTTTTCTCGCCTGCATTACGGAGCCATCCTTCGGGGAACTAGTTAAGGAGCAGCCCCTTGTCCTCGAGTACCACAATGGCACCCTTTTGAAGGGCACAATCACCGTTAATCTTATATGGTATGGAAAGTTCACTGCCAAACAACGCTGTATAATTCATGATTTTCTTCAGTCCCTTAACACGGCAGGCGTTCCGGAGCCTTCCGTTGGGTCTTGGTGGAAGACTACCGGGAAGTATAAGGGCGGAGGGTCCTCCACTATTGTCATCGGAAAAGAAATACCCGACGAGAATTGCTCGCTCGGAAAGACACTCAAGGATGACCAGATTGAGAAATTGGCGTCCAAGGGTGGGACTAGTGTCGGATCTATTAACGTTGTCTTGACGGATAAAGATGTTTCTGTGGACGGGTTTTGCAGGAGCAAGTGCGGGACCCACGGGTCGACGGCCGGGGAGAATAAAGTTCCATACGCTTGGGTGGGTAACTCGGAGACTCAGTGCCCGGGGCAATGCGCGTGGCCGTTTCATAAGCCCATTCAGGGCCCTCAGACACCTCCTCTAGTGGCGCCCAACGGAGACGTTGGGGTCGACGGAATGATCATCAACCTCGCCACCGTCTTGGCGGGAACCGTGACGAACCCGTTTAAAAACGGCTATTTCCAAGGTCCACCCGAGGCTCCGGCGGGGGAGGCCGTCAGCGCCTGCACAGGAATGTTCGGGAACGGGTCTTTCCCGGGTAACCCGGGTCAAGTCCTGGTGGATAAGACCACAGGGGAGAGTTACAATGCGCATGGTGCGAACAAGCGAAGGTTCTTGCTCCCGGCCATGTGGGACCCCGAGAAGTCTGCATGCACGCCACTCGTCTGA